The window CCatgaagctgtggtgctgagggccatggtctgggagtgccctggcagtgctggggtaggggttggatcttagaggtctcttcctaacAGTGTTATGGTCCTGCTGCTCTCTACCCAAGCAGCTGCTGTCGAGCAGGGTGCTGagcttgctggctcctgcctgcccccccacaggctctcagcagcactgcttctggcaccctgggctgcggcaggggagggtggcagggccagcagcagtgcagcgtGGGGCTGggtgtgctggggctgcagctgccccagaGGCAGCTCCTGTCTCACCCTGCTGCGCTGTGTCCTGCAGGTGCTGcgcatccccagctctctcctggAGCCTGCCACCCAGAGCCACCCACAGGtgagctgccagccagggctgggggagggaggccagcacagagcagggcagtgtgcTGAGAGGGGGCTGAGAAACACTGAGGCAGCTTGGCTGGGCACcaggtgctctggagcaggagcagcagcagaggtaagagcaggcagatgctgacctttGTGTGTGCACATCAcatctctgcacagcacagtctGGGGCCTTGGCCTGACCTAGGTGTTGGCATCTTTCATTTGCTGTGGGCTGATGGAGCACACCCAGAGCacctgccacagctctgctgcccctctgccacttGCTGGGGCACAGAACAACACAAGGGTGAGTTGGAGGGCGTGGGGCATgtgctgctgccatgctgccCGTGGGCACCAGAGGTGGCAGGGGTAAGCAGAGCTCACAtgttccagctcagcagcagggtgagagcagGTAAATGTCCTGCACTGGGCCTGAAATAAGAACTTCTGATCTTAGACCTTGTGCATGAGCCCTAAAGCCTCACCTCTGGCTAAGGGAATCTCCTTCCATCTCCCTCCTCCAGCAAGGGCATATCCAGGCATGATCCCAACCATTTCCCAGCTGAACCCAGGGCAGAAAGATGCATCTCAGACCCCTGCTTCCGTGAGAGATTTTGGTGGTTCTGATGACTTCTTTCCCTCCAAATGAAGCCCTGACCACAGCACACACTTGGGTGTTTGCTGCATGGGTGTCTCActgtggctgtgcccagcctggctgggtgaGCTGGCAGGCAGTGGGCTTAGCCCcgagtgcagcaccagcaggctccatctgctccagcaccaacccagcaagggacaggaggtggagggagagtcccaccctgctcctcctgctgcctgccacagcccGGAGGCCATCACTGAGTGCTCCACCCCACCCAGCCACTTAGTGGCTGCTGTCTCTGGGGCTACACCCAGACGTTTGTAGGTGGTGTTGTGcccaccagccctgccagcctactctgctctgctcactcctCTCTGGTGCTGTTCTGTTGCAGATCACCAATGGGATTCCTCTCCCCCCTGCCCAGATGCCTCCCAGCCGTCTGCCTGTGAAGCAGAAGCCAGGTAGTGCCCCAGGCCTGGAGCCTCCATGGGTGCCCTGTGAGCCCCCCCTGCTGCAGGgatgcacagggaggctgttgcCCACCGTGGCCGTGTGCCAGTGGCTTGcaggagagctgccaaggcctctgcagactgcaggtgccgactgcagctgctgttcctctgctcttctcttggTCTGCAGGGCCTGCTGGGGGAGAAGAAGCCTCTGCCAATGGTGCTGGCACTCAGAGGGATGAGGTAAAGAGGTTTCATGGCCTCAAGGGCTCAAGGCTGTGAGAAGTGCAAGCTTCCTGGCCAGGTGCTCCAAAATTCCTGAGCTGTTCCTCTGCCCATTCTCCCCTTCCAAAGAGAGGCTTCCTTGTGTCTTTCCTCTGCCACTCCCAGGTTTGTTACCATCGGACTTTGTGAGGCAGTCCAAGGTTGAGGCTTACCAGGGCAGTGCCCTTTTGCCACCCTCCAAGGagccccaggcacagccatGCTCTTACAGCCCACTCTGCAAGAGCTGCCTCTGAAGCACCTGCTgtgccttctgccctgctgctgggtggcACTGTCTGCCCCTGCCAGTGCCACAGGCCATTCATTTGCCTTCTCCTGGGTCAGAGTCCTCTGATGCACTTAGCAGCTCCTCTGTGGTGGAGCTGCAGGtcagctctgctccctttgCCCTTGCCACCctgtttgtgggggttttggaGCCACTTTTTGGTCAGCTGCACTTCAGACAAGGCAGCAGGACACAGGCAtttggctgcacctctgcagctgcctggaggaACTCTGCTCATAcaggtttggggttggaaggttGCTGAGGGATCAGACCCAGAGACAGGTTTCCTGGGTCCCACAatggcaggggtgggaaggcagctctggagatcagccagtccaaccccccctgccagagtagggtcacccagggcaggtcacacaggatcacaatgtccaggcaggtttggaatgtctccagatggagactccacagcctctctgggcagcctgctccagggctctgccaccctctcagtgaagaagttcctctcatgttcagctggaacTTTCAATGTTCAAGGTCATGCtcgttgcctcttgtcctgtcactggggaccactgagcagagtctggccccatcctcctgccacccaccccttAGACAGTTGTAAGCATGCACAGgatccccctcagcctccccttccccaggctaagcagctgcagctctcagcctctccttatgagagagctgttccagtgccctcagtgccctgtgctggactctctccagtagttctttgtccttgagctggggagcccagaactggacacaggcctccaggtgaggcctaaccagggcagagcagaggaggaggagaacctccctcaacctgctggccacactcttcttaatgcaccccaggatgccactggccttcttggtgatgctgagggcacactgctggttcgtgggcatcctgttgtccaccaggactccaaagtCCTTTTTCCCCGTGCAGCTGTCCcccagctcagcacccagcctgtactgaccCTTGGGGTTGTTCTTCCCAGGCTGATTCTGTAGCTCCTCTGGGACTCAGATCTGCATTtcagtgctgctccagcagcctgcaggagccctGAGCCCGGGGCCATGTCCATCCCCTCTCTTGGCTGTGACAATCCTGAACCACATCTCTCAGCAGGtgcctccagcctgtgcagaagCCTCATGCAGTGGGGACAGACCTGTCGTGCTGAGAGCGAGCTGTGAgtgcagcctggtgctgagggcaggcCAGGTGCCCTCTGTGGCACAGCTGcgggcactgctgcaggagcgCCTCggccagcaggcagagagaggcaggctGAGGTGGGTGCTGAGCCTGTGCCCTTGGGGtgcagagggaggctgaggTGGGTGCTGAGCCTGTGCCCttgaggtgcagaggcaggctgaGGTGGGTGCTGAGCCTGTGCCCTTGGGGTATGGAGCTGTGTCTTTGCCCTGGGCACAGTTACCTGGGgctgaagcactgcagcaggggtgcagcagagctgtgggcacagagccACCCCCCAGGGCTGGCCTTGCCATGGCTtttgggtgcagagcagctgtgctaCTTGGGCCTTGGGCACCTAAAGGATCTTCCCCAGGAATCTCTGTACTGTGCTCAGGAATGGGAGAACAGAAAGGGGATGTGGGCAGCTTTATCCTGCTCAGCTCAGTGTTGGAGCTACACCTGGATCaatgcagggcaggctgggagctggcccTGGCCTCCCTGACTGCAGCCCTGAGGGCACGCAGCGTAGTCAGTTCGTGGGGAGGTGCCAGTCCCTCCCTGAGCACGCAGGGTGGCAGCAAGCTCAGAGCTGGCTAACCaagggggctgtggagggaggaggtgtcagggccaggctgggctccAGCTCTGGCTCTCAGCAAGGTGATCTGAGCCACCTTCATGtacacctgcagctgcaggcacgcggatggcacagagctgggcacggtGTCGGGAGAGGAGGATCTGGaggggctgtggcagcagctgacagatggcagcctggtgctgtgctgccaggtacgtgggctgggacaggctgccctgctgggcccCCAAGCCCTGCTGGGCCTCcaagctctgctttgccttgcaACCTCCACACTGCCTTTGTCCTGCAGGACTCAGACTCCCACTCGGCCAGACCTGTCCTCTACAGgatgctggcccagcacccttaCCCTGCCCAGGGGCCAGGGGACCTGGAGTTCAGCAagggagacctgctggagatTCTCTCTGAAGGTAgccccagagctgtgcaggcttgtgctgggcagggaggggctgggcacagatggcctctccagtgctgcctcagcctcacagccagcaggcagaggccagTGCTGGGTTTTGCCCAGGGTGAGATTCCAGCTGTGAAGCCTCTCCCTGAGCCCACTCCCAGGGGCCAggcctcaccctgctgctttgTGTGTTCCCAGTGAACGAGGACTGGCTGGAAGGACGCTGCAAGGGCAAGACTGGCATCTTCCCCAGGTGCTTTGCAACCCAGACCAGTTGTGGTGCTGCCTCCCTATAGCAAGCAGGAGCCTTCTCCTGCCCAAccacaccacctcccagggctggGAGACATCAGGCCCAGCGCACTCAGGCCAcagccaggagctctgctgaCCCTGGACAGGAGATGCCTCCCCTCACAGTCCCCATGGGGTCAGtccagcagcctgttcccacagctGGCATTGTTACCTCTGTGCTTATGCTGCCAAGGATGTGCCcatgcagggcagagaggagagggggaccTGGTGTTTGGCCGTGGGGAACCACAGCCAGGGGCTCAGGGGCTGGATGGGAAGAGGTTAACCtcccctgccttgctgctcagCCCGGGCTGACTCTAAGGAGGCCAAGGAGAgccctctgtgagcagcaggcagagccctgctgcccaggtcCTTATCTCCGCCGGCAGAAGGCTTTGTGCTCAGTTTGCTCATGGGATAAGGCCCTGGTGAGGACCACCAGAGGCCACCTGGCACAGCCAGAGGGCTCTGAGCATTCCTCAGCCTGCATGTTACTGCCTTGTGCTGCGTGGGCAGGggtcctgcagcacagagcagaggtggctgtGGACAGTCCTGGCCTGGGGagtgtggggctgggctggtggctgcagctggaaggaCTGAAGAGAGCAattcctgcagctgagctgggctggggctctgctggtcTGAATAAACCCCTCAGGTGcctggagctggaagctgctgtgggtttggtGTCTGACAAAGCTGGGCTGTGTAACCTGCATATGCAAGAAGCCCTgggccagagctggcagctcctaCCTCAGCTGCCACTTGTGCCCTCTGCTGAGATGTGCCAGAAAACGCTTTGGAAGAGAGCTGAGAGTGCCTgggggaggttgttctgccaCACACTGCAGAGACCTCGCACAGCCTGCACAGGGCAGGACCCAGAGAAGGTTGTCCCCCTCCTCAGAGCTGAGGTGGCCACCACTGGTGTCACttgcctcccagggcagcccagcaggacaggaggtgccaaggaagctgtgccaggctggttgGTGACTCTcctttgaaaaacaaaagcagatttATTTCCAGCTGGGATTTCTCTGGCCTGTGCCAAGCCACCAGGTCTTGGTCAGCTTTAGCCAGGCTAAAGGAGTCTTTTTCCTCCTGGAGGTACTTACAGAGCTCAAGACACATTTGACACCCTCAGAGATGACCCAGCTGAGCCCCCTGAGCACTGGAGATGGGTCTAATGCCCTcaagcttctcctccttccaccttctgcagcacttccctgcctGGGAGCTACTTGCTCTTCCAGAGGCACTGGAGGAGAATGGCCACCAGGCCTGTCACCGTGGCCAGCACGATGAAGGAGACAGCTCCTGCCCAGAGGCCGGGCGGGTgccccttgctgtgctgcagcccctccgcAGGGACGAGGTTGGTGAGGTTCAGCATGTAGCCCAGCGTCCAGCCCACGTCCGTGTTGGCCACCtgaggggcacagcagagggcatcacccaccagcaccactCCCAGGCACCCCTCCCCCCAGCTGTGACTGCACAGGCCctggcccagctctgcctgtggccTGCGCCTGAGCTTTGCTCCTCTGTCGACCTGGGGCATGTCCTGGCCCAAGTGGGTGATGAGGGAGGGAGGGCACCTCTGTCTTCCCTCTGATGCTCAACTCAATTCTGTCCACTGTCCAAATCCTGCTCAGCCCCCTCCATAAAATCAGCTTCTGTGCCCACCAGAGTGCAGGACTAAGGAGCTGGTGCAGAGGTCTGGGGCAGGTGAGGAagagtggagctgtgctggcatcACTGGGTGGCAGCCATGGGATGGggccagagcagtggcacaggacgCCAGGGGCTTTACCTGCCGGCTGAAGTGGATGTGGCTCCAGGTCTGCTCGTCGAACTTGTAGCCCTTCAGCAGCAGAGTCAGGATGTAGGTTGCCATGGCACAGTAGGAGTGTAGATACCTGCCGGCCTGGGGGTAGgtccccagcagctgtggggccGTCGGGGTACACGGTGCAGTGaggaagctgctcagcagcccagcccagcgccCAGCAGGATGTGTGCCTCGGCACAGGACCGGCACAGGACCCTGCTGCCCTCCGCTCACCTCCGTCCACTCcctcctgcagaagctctgcaccGCGGCGGTGGCAGCGCCTGCGGACCCCAGGCTGGTGAGGTTCAGGAAGTCAAAGGTGTAGTAGAACCCAGCGAAGGCCTGGGGGTTATGGGCAGGTGGTGAAAGCCAACTCCTCACCCTAAgaacaggggcaggggcagggccccTTCTGCCGGGGCACAGGGGCCACCTAATTCCCAGGGCTCAGCTCCCAGTGGTTGCTTGGCGCTGGCTGACAaacgctggggctgctgcctgtgctctgagCTAGCTCAgacctgctccctgggacaagaCCTTCCTGCTTCCCTTGGGGAAGCCTGGGACgtggcaggaggcagaagcCACCTCCCGGCATAGGAGGCTTGCAGATGGGCCTAGTTCTGGGCtgtcctctctccccttcccatgCCCAGTGCCAGAGGGACTcccaccctgcagcctcccactgccagcccagccgtGGGAAGCATCCTCACGAAGGTTCAGCAAGTGCAGGCTGTGATAAAGCCCCGAGAAGGCCTGAGGGGGTTTAAGACCAAGGGTGGGCAGGTTAGTCAAGCTCCCAGGCCACTGTCACCCCCCCAACCCCTCTCacccactgctctgcagggatcCCTAAGGGTGGCATCTGCCAACCAGCCAGGAGGGAGCCCTGGGACTGCTCCTCACAGCAGGTGGAGGCTGTGACAACACAGGTCTCAGTCTGCCTGGCACTCTGGTGACACCCTGCATGTCCCAGCACATCAGGCACAttccagcctgcagggctggcaccgTGCAGACTTCTAGGGCAGTTTTCCTGGGGTTGTGTCCaggttctggtgcccccagagcccccagtgccagcccagccccgggaTGCATCCTTACGAAGAAGGCTCCGCGCACGGGGGGCTGATAGACCCCGTTGAAGCCACAGCTCTGGTTGGCTCCGCAGCTGAAGTTGAAGAGGTCCTcgatggcagcactgcaggctgctgggtccCCTGTCCCTGTCACCGTcaggctctctgcagggctggcactgcttGGTGCCTGCACACAGGGACTGTCGTAGAGCTCTGCCGTGGTGGTGTTCTCCTGGTACCCCCGGGGGTAGCAGGGGTGTGATATCTGGGGGGAAGAGGAGTTGCCCtggggagagcaggagctgttaGTGGAGCCTGGCATGGGACAGCAGTGAGACCTCACCCTTCTGCCCACCCTGTACGGGGACATTGCCATAAAGCAAGACCTACACTCCAGGAGGGTTTGAGGAGAAGCAGGATCCATCCTTCCCATGActaagctgcctgcagctgtcactggtcctgctgagctgtgctggggtggcAATGCCACTgtcagcctgtgccaacccACGGGGATGATGACCTGCTCCCCAGAGCAGTGTGTGGGCACCatggagagcctgttccccctGGCATCTTGCAGGtcccagcacagaagggacAGAAGATGGATCCCCACCTGCATGCTCCCTGAGCTTCCCTGTCCCCCACAGTGCTGAGACAAGCTGGGACAGAAGGAGCTCAGAGGTGGAGCAGTGTGCAGGAGGTGTGTTGGGAATCCTCTCTCCAGGCAGAAACTGAGGAATGGGGACAGGGAAGAAGCTATGGATacagctgggctggggaagggatAAACGGTGCCACTCCATGCCagtgtgtggagaagaggagccctGGCAGGGAACCACCAACACCTTCCACCCAAAGGAGAGGAGGATTTCTTGGTCCAGTTGATAAAATCTAAGCCTCTCCCAGCTTGTGCACTTGTGAAAATTCCCAATCCTTCCCCACAGGCATGCCCAAAACTGCCAGAAGACACTTCCATGGTGCTGGGCTATGGCCGAGCAGGTCCTGCTGCGCCCTGGCTGTGGTACCttgtggagagctgccagcagcatcttCAAGGCCTGAgtctgcccatagcagaggtagCTGTGGCTGTAGAGGGAGTAGTCAGTGCCATATAGCCTGAAGAAGACAGAAGTGTTCTGGTCCTCCAGGGGGACTCCGGGCTGGAAGGTGATCTGTGTGGAGGCTCCCCCAAGGTCCATGGCTCCCACAACCTCGGcgtgctctgggtgctcccaCTGCCCTGCAAAGGAaaactgcccagcaggcagcaaggcagtatcagcctctggccctgctctcaaAGTTTTACAGGCTCAGAAGCCCCTGAGGGACCTTTCGAGTTCTGCCTCCCTGTTTaacccctgcctgccctgtccTTCACCCATACAGGCATCCATGtagcactgcagcctgcctgctgcatgtCAACTGGCATCCAGACTTGGAGGAGGGGGAGCAACACTTCACATAaccacacagagtcacagagtgaagcaggttggagaagcccttcaagagcatcgagtccaacctaacaacttctaattcactaacccctggcactgagtgcctcatgaagcctcttcttaaacaccctcagggatgggccctccaccacctccctgggcagcccattccaatgccaatcactctctctgacaacaacttcctcctcacatacagcctgaacctgccctggcacagctccaggctgtgtccccttcttctgttgctgcctgcctggcagcagagcccaaccccacctggctacagcctccctgcaggcagctgcagacagcaatgagctctgccctgagcctcctctgctgcaggctgcaccccccagctccctcagcctctcctcacagggctgtgctccaggcccctccccagccttgctgcccttctctgggcaccttccagcacctcaacaactctcttgactggaggagcccagaactggacacagcactccaggggtggcctgagcagggctgaacACAGGAGCAGAAGGTCTTCCACCTGGGCTCTGATACTGCTACATCCCTGAGATACTAAAATTGACCCATatggaagcagagagcagaggaccAGGCTAGAGGCAAAGGCCCTTGGTTGTGGCAGCCAGCCTGATGGCACTGGTGGAGCTGGCAACCTCAGGCTGCATTTCCAAGGGTGCCTGCGCCATAAATGtgcatttttctctcctctggGCATCAggaaagcaggctgcagctctggcaggcaTAGAGATGCTCACCCCCTCtgcccactgcccccagcacacctTGATCAGAGTCTCCAGCAGGTAGTTGACAGTGACCCAGCCAAAGGAGCCCTCCTCGTTCCCCGTCAGGATCCTTGCTCCGCGGAAGTCCACAGGGTACTGCCCGATGGCCTTGGCAACCTCAGCCAGC is drawn from Pogoniulus pusillus isolate bPogPus1 chromosome 35, bPogPus1.pri, whole genome shotgun sequence and contains these coding sequences:
- the LOC135190008 gene encoding ectonucleoside triphosphate diphosphohydrolase 8-like, whose product is MAYKGQVVAGLLAGTCVFSIIALILSVVNVKDFFLPPGSKYGLVFDAGSTHTSLYIYRWPAGKENSTGIVSQVEACRVDGPGISSYADNPAGAGASLKPCLDKAMEVVPAEQQQETPTYLGATAGMRLLREQNSSKAEQVLAEVAKAIGQYPVDFRGARILTGNEEGSFGWVTVNYLLETLIKFSFAGQWEHPEHAEVVGAMDLGGASTQITFQPGVPLEDQNTSVFFRLYGTDYSLYSHSYLCYGQTQALKMLLAALHKGNSSSPQISHPCYPRGYQENTTTAELYDSPCVQAPSSASPAESLTVTGTGDPAACSAAIEDLFNFSCGANQSCGFNGVYQPPVRGAFFAFAGFYYTFDFLNLTSLGSAGAATAAVQSFCRREWTELLGTYPQAGRYLHSYCAMATYILTLLLKGYKFDEQTWSHIHFSRQVANTDVGWTLGYMLNLTNLVPAEGLQHSKGHPPGLWAGAVSFIVLATVTGLVAILLQCLWKSK